The Salvelinus fontinalis isolate EN_2023a chromosome 32, ASM2944872v1, whole genome shotgun sequence nucleotide sequence AACTTCTACAATCTCCATGTCTTTTCTTTGATCTTGACCTTCTGATTTCATTCCTTTATTTGATCCCTCATCATCACTCACCGGTCCATTCTATTCTTCTGGACTCACAAACTCACACTTCTGTGGTGCTGCTTGACAaagctctcctgtctctctctccctatcgcccccctcacctcctccaatCTATCCTGCCTTGGAGTGGGGATGACAACATCCCTCAcaactctctcctctgccctgggGTTCTCGTCTCTGTTCTCAGCTATCAAggacctctccctctcctctccaatcAGGCTGCTCACGTCACTCAGATCCCCCAGGTGCTCCACCGAGTCACACTTCCCCAGATCCGAGGCGATGGTCTGGAGGCTGATGTCAGACATGGAGTCTgaccctgcctcccccctctccctgtgaccccagccctgctctctgtttctctcccccctctccctgtgaccccagccctgctctctgtgtctctccaccCACTGCCTGGTCTTCTCTCCATCAGCCCAGTCCTTCTCATCCAAGCCTCCTCCTCCGCCACAGGCTCCTCCAACCTGAACCCCGACCGCAGCTTTGACCTCAGCCTCCGCCCCCACCGGGGAGCTCCGCCCACCGTAGGCTACGGGGTGGGCCCTGGTGGCTTGGACACGCCCCCTCTGAGCATGGATCTGCTCACTGATTTGCTCCAGGTTGCGCAGGGCGACGGAGTAGCGCATCTTCACCTTTGCGACACGTTCTTCCAGCTGCACCACATTCGCCTTGTGCTCCTGTCAGAAAAAGAAACACAGACAGTAAGCTGCTTATGCCCTGGTCATTGAAATCAATGGGAGCGTCTCACGCTGTGCAAATGTTACGCGTACGTGTCCAATGTAAGCAGGCCATGTGTTGCTGAAAACATGGCAGATCTGGCCAAGCAGGAGCATGTCCATCAGGACGGTGAACGGTTATAGCACTGAACCTTGAGGGACACCGTAGCTAATAGTGGACTTAGTTCTTGAATTTATTTAGATATAGACTCATGGTCTATGGGCCATTCTGGTTGGGACAAGGCTACTCACCTCTAGTATGTGGTTGAACTGAGCCTTGAGCTCAAAGTAAGGTTTGGACTTGACGATGACCCTCTTCAGGGATTTCTGGAGCGTCTGGACACGTTGCTCTGCCTCCTGGCACAGCTGAGTGACCCGCTGGTGCTCCCTCTCGCTCCGCAGGCGCTCCTCCTCTGCCTCGTTCACCTgggaaacacacgcacgcacaatcAGCAGCCCGTCGGTCATGCCCTTGGACATCAAGCCGCCCTGAGCCAGCCTCGCTCTGTAGGTGCCTCTTTCCACATCAATCACCAGAATCAACACACTGGCACTTTTACAAGGAGAAAAATCGACCAAGAGTAGGATACTTTATTTTACCTCACACAtacggtgccttcggaaagtattcagaccccttgattttttccacattttgttacgttacagccttattctaaaatggattaaatcgttttttcccccgcctcatcaatttacacacaatatcccataatgacaaagcaaaaacagtttttttgaaatattctgaattatcacatttacataagtattcagaccctttactcagtacttcattgaagcacctttggcagcgattacagcctcgagtcttcttgggtatgacgctacaatcttggcacacctgtatttgaggagtttctcccattcttctctgcagatcctctcatgctctgtcaggttggatggggagtgtcgctgcacagcgggttcaagtccggcctctggctaggccactcaaggacattcagagacttgtcccaaagccactcctgtgttgtcttggctgtgtgcttagggtcgttatcctgttggaaggtgaaggtttcatcaaggatctctctgtactttgctccgttcatctttccctcgatcctgactagtctcccagtccctgctgctgaaaaatattcccacagcaggatgctgccaccaccatgcttcactgtagggatggtgccaggtttcctccagatgtgacgcttggcattcaggccaaagagttcaatcttggtttcatcagacctgagaatcttgtttctcattgtctgagagtcctttaggttccttttggcaaattccaagtgggctgtcatgtgccttttactgaggagtggcttccatctggccactctaccataaaggcctgattggtggagtgctgcagagatggctgtccttctggaaggttctcccatctccacagaggaactctggagccctgtcagagtgaccatcgggttcttggtcaactccctgaccaagacccttctcccccgattgctcagtttggccaggcagccagctctaggaagagtcttggtggttccaaacttcttacatttaagtatgatggaggccactgtgctcttgtggaccttcaatgatgcagaaatgttttggcacccttccccagatctgtgccttgacacaatcctgtctcggagctctacggacaattccttcgacctcatggcttggtttttgctctgacatgcacggttaattgtgggaccttatatagacaggtgtgtgcctttccaaaacatgtccaatcaattgaatttaccacaggtggactccaatcaagttgtagaaacatctcaaggatgatcaatgtaaacaggatgcacctgagctcaatttcgagtctcatagcaaaggctcagaatacttatgtcaataagctatttctgtttatttttgcaaacattctaaaaacctgttttttgctttgtcattatggcgtattgtgatgtcattatggcgtattgtgtttagattgatgaagaaaattGTACATTTTCtcaaattttagaataaggctgtaaaatgtGTTAAAAGGCAaggcgtgtgaatactttccgaaggtccTGTATCACTCTGAACCGACCAGCATTAAGCTATAAACTGTTAGCAAGACGCTCGGTGATGATAATACCTGGGTCCCTCTCTCTTCAATCTCACATATACATGTTAAGTGCACTGTGGCTCACTTGAGTCCATAGCAGAATAGAACAGCGAAGCTCCATTGCAATGAGAATGAGGACGTCCAACCTCCAATTAATTATCATTGATTAAGCACAGAGAGTGCCCGTTTCCCTGCGCCACGCTTGGCCGTCTCAGGCTACATAATAAATAGCTGATGTGGCCATCTGACACGGACCCAAATGgtgctctattccctatatagtgcactactacccaatgggccctggtcaaaagtagtgtactgtgtagggaatagggagccatttgggatgtagccttaAACCTCCACTCCAGACTGATGAGGCTTAATGCTTGGACCTTATTCAAGTACAATCTTGTGGGTGAAGAGATTGATACTTCTCACAGGACCACTCCACCATGATTCACTGTCTACTACAAATATAGATTAAGCCactagcaggctagtgattgtcTAGTGCAGAGATAATCAACTCCAGGACTGGGTCATTGTCTAGTGCAGAGATAATCAACTCCAGGACTGGGTCATTGTCTAGTGCAGAGATAATCAACTCCAGGACTGGGTCATTGTCTAGTGCAGAGATAATCAACTCCAGGACTGGGTCATTGTCTAGTGCAGAGATAATCAACTCCAGGACTGGGTCATTGTCTAGTGCAGAGATAATCAACTCCAGGACTGGGTCATTGTCTAGTGCAGAGATAATCAACTCCAGGACTGGGTCATTGTCTAGTGCAGAGATAATCAACTCCAGGACTGGTGGGTTAAGCTACTACTGGTTTTATTTTCTACCTGGTAGTTAACCACTCACTAGCTGTACCACGTCTGAATGagtccctgattagaaggagAAAATTCAAACCAGAAGTGTTTTGGCCCTCCAGAACCAGAGTTGAATATCCCTGGGCCtctattcataaagtgtctcagagatcagcactcctactctgacacCTGTTCTGGTCCTGGTCTACCATAGCTACGACCTGTCCTCTCCCTGTGCCTTGGAGAaccccatcctctcccctgtcctctccctgtgCCTTGGAGAaccccatcctctcccctgtcctctccctgtgCCTTGGagaaccccctcctctcccctgtcctctccctgtgCCTTGGagaaccccctcctctctccctccctctgtctgtaccTTGGAGGTGGCGTGGTTGAGCATCTCCTGCCAGGTGGGGTCCAGAGTGTTCCTGTCTGCCAGGAGCCCCTGCTCTGCCACGTACACCATCTCTCTGGCAGCAGTATGCATGGAGACGGCTCTCTCGTACCGCAACGCTGCCTTCTGCGTCTCCTGCTGGGCCTATGAAAACAACAACCAATCACAGTTCAGTAAAGAACAACACAACCAATCATAGTTCAGTGTGAAGAGACCACACAACCCATAAATAGTTTCATAACAGAGACACGACAACCAATCATACGACGAACCAATTACTAAGGGGCAAATTCTTACTTAGTTAAAAGTTAAAGTTAAAATGTAAAGTTAAAATGTAATTCCCATCGAAATCTATCCATGACAAAGTGTA carries:
- the LOC129830699 gene encoding SH3 domain-binding protein 5-like — encoded protein: MEPGSSRESPSGSGGPEVAGLREETPGEEAEDGDNCILKGGGDGGNENTLDKMKTERKDDAVTGKNIEDADEGKYEEELDPRIQEELEHLNQASDEINKLELQLDDARSSYRRILTDSARKLNAQGSQLGTCIEKARPYYEARRLTKEAQQETQKAALRYERAVSMHTAAREMVYVAEQGLLADRNTLDPTWQEMLNHATSKVNEAEEERLRSEREHQRVTQLCQEAEQRVQTLQKSLKRVIVKSKPYFELKAQFNHILEEHKANVVQLEERVAKVKMRYSVALRNLEQISEQIHAQRGRVQATRAHPVAYGGRSSPVGAEAEVKAAVGVQVGGACGGGGGLDEKDWADGEKTRQWVERHREQGWGHRERGERNREQGWGHRERGEAGSDSMSDISLQTIASDLGKCDSVEHLGDLSDVSSLIGEERERSLIAENRDENPRAEERVVRDVVIPTPRQDRLEEVRGAIGRERQESFVKQHHRSVSL